In Pseudomonas fakonensis, one DNA window encodes the following:
- a CDS encoding sensor histidine kinase — MPLPNPSKGWSSSTSRLLALYSFLFVAWSSILMGVLYFEVSSYLNKLTRHSMMQRQHLFTHMSGKQLDDALIASQAFEERSFDAYGLFDPQLNPIGGRIRAIPPDLGLDGKIHELKRCLDADDPRLPRDSCDAVAIRVQDGRWLVLVRDNGSLFVVTRIILHALLWGISLTLIPGFAGWYLLRRRPLKRIRAIQAQAELIVSGDLTHRLPLSARRDELDMLAAIVNAMLDRLERLMHEVKGVCDNIAHDLRTPLTRLRAQLYRIRQQSGADSAEGEALDQAIAETDTLMARFRGLLRISELEDRRRRAGFQHLDPHALLAEMHDFYLPLAEDGGIRLALEQPEQLAALHGDRELLFEALANLVGNAIKFTPEGGQVRIAAQQDEDGVHIAIEDSGPGIPADEREAVLKRFYRSEEGHRHPGFGLGLSIVAAIVDLHGFGLEVGASALGGAKLVLHCPPAGPAT, encoded by the coding sequence ATGCCATTGCCGAACCCGTCTAAGGGCTGGAGTTCGTCCACCAGCCGCCTGCTGGCGCTGTACAGCTTCCTGTTCGTGGCCTGGAGCAGCATCCTCATGGGGGTGCTGTACTTCGAGGTGTCCAGCTACCTGAACAAGCTCACCCGCCACTCGATGATGCAGCGCCAGCACCTGTTCACCCACATGAGCGGCAAGCAGCTGGACGATGCACTGATCGCAAGCCAGGCCTTCGAGGAGCGCAGCTTCGACGCCTACGGCCTGTTCGACCCGCAGCTCAACCCGATTGGCGGGCGCATCCGCGCGATCCCGCCAGACCTGGGCCTGGACGGCAAGATCCACGAGCTCAAGCGCTGCCTGGACGCCGACGACCCGCGCCTGCCCCGCGACAGCTGCGATGCAGTGGCGATCCGCGTGCAGGATGGCCGCTGGCTGGTGCTGGTGCGCGACAACGGCTCGCTGTTCGTGGTCACCCGTATCATCCTGCATGCCTTGCTCTGGGGGATTTCGCTAACCCTCATACCGGGATTTGCCGGCTGGTACCTGCTGCGCCGGCGCCCGCTCAAGCGCATCCGTGCGATCCAGGCCCAGGCCGAGCTGATCGTCTCGGGCGACCTCACCCACCGCCTGCCGCTGTCGGCCCGGCGTGACGAGCTGGACATGCTGGCGGCCATCGTCAACGCCATGCTCGACCGCCTGGAGCGGCTGATGCACGAGGTCAAGGGCGTGTGCGACAACATCGCCCACGACCTGCGCACCCCGCTCACCCGCCTGCGCGCGCAGCTGTACCGCATTCGCCAGCAAAGCGGCGCAGACTCGGCCGAAGGCGAGGCGCTGGACCAGGCGATCGCCGAAACCGACACGCTGATGGCGCGCTTTCGTGGCCTTTTGCGCATCAGCGAGCTGGAAGACCGCCGCCGCCGCGCCGGCTTTCAACACCTGGACCCGCACGCCCTGCTGGCCGAGATGCACGATTTCTACCTGCCCCTGGCCGAGGATGGCGGCATTCGCCTGGCACTGGAGCAGCCCGAACAGCTGGCGGCCCTGCATGGCGACCGCGAGCTGTTGTTCGAGGCCCTGGCCAACCTGGTGGGCAATGCGATCAAGTTCACCCCGGAGGGCGGCCAGGTGCGCATCGCGGCGCAGCAGGACGAGGACGGCGTGCATATCGCCATCGAGGACAGCGGGCCGGGGATTCCGGCAGATGAACGGGAGGCTGTGTTGAAGCGTTTCTACCGCAGCGAGGAAGGCCATCGCCACCCGGGCTTCGGGCTGGGGTTGTCGATCGTTGCGGCGATCGTCGACTTGCATGGCTTCGGGCTGGAGGTGGGCGCCAGTGCGCTGGGGGGCGCGAAGCTGGTGTTGCATTGCCCGCCAGCGGGGCCTGCAACCTAG
- a CDS encoding sensor domain-containing diguanylate cyclase, whose protein sequence is MQIAPSPLNEAERLCFLQSLDILDTAPEEGFDRITRLASSLLDVPMALVSLVDVNRQWFKSRHGLDAEQTSRDVAFCAHALHAEDALVIPDALADARFADNPLVVGAPFIRFYAGIPLRFANDLTLGTLCVLDTRPRTLGGEALERLKDLARLVEQQMLQRSQAQGGSKVQAAQRNALASSESRFRQVFRQSPTSKALVGIDGRILEPNREFSQLLGVAPEALVLLHLPELLVAEDRDKLQQPWQAQLDGQQPASVLEVRMARQLKGAVWVELSLSALRGEDGHAEQVVVFARDISERRRRQHLLQRYQATLEQQVEQRTEALKRSQQTLQAIADNLPVLIAQIGNNLEYRFNNAVYREIFGLDPTALKGRKVEDVLAPEVYQQLLPCFNQALAGERVEADNVRYRLDDPRIWHASYVPDIRNGVVEGFFVMSLDVTERKRREQTLLDQATLDPLTGLPNRSALFQALDYLLQQRAPFALYFIDLDGFKQVNDSHGHETGDLLLQAAAERMLAAMRADDLVARLAGDEFVVIARAVASAPAAREIGRKLCDALAATFTLEGQQVQIGASIGVYLNLPEQRLLNAEDALAEADQAMYAAKRGGRNRVCMAGG, encoded by the coding sequence ATGCAGATCGCCCCCTCCCCCCTCAACGAGGCCGAGCGGCTTTGCTTCTTGCAGAGCCTGGACATACTCGACACTGCGCCTGAGGAAGGTTTCGACCGCATCACCCGGCTGGCCAGCAGCCTGCTCGACGTGCCCATGGCGCTGGTGTCGCTGGTCGACGTCAACCGCCAGTGGTTCAAGTCGCGGCACGGCCTGGACGCCGAACAGACCAGCCGCGACGTGGCGTTCTGCGCCCACGCACTGCACGCCGAAGACGCCCTGGTGATCCCCGATGCCCTGGCCGACGCGCGCTTTGCCGACAACCCTTTGGTGGTCGGCGCGCCGTTCATTCGCTTCTATGCCGGCATCCCGCTGCGCTTTGCCAACGACCTGACCCTGGGCACGCTGTGCGTACTCGACACCCGCCCGCGCACCCTCGGCGGCGAGGCTCTCGAGCGCCTGAAAGACCTGGCCCGGCTGGTGGAGCAGCAAATGCTGCAACGCAGCCAGGCCCAGGGCGGGTCGAAGGTACAGGCGGCCCAGCGTAATGCCCTGGCGAGCAGCGAATCGCGCTTTCGCCAGGTGTTCCGGCAAAGCCCCACCAGCAAGGCGCTGGTGGGTATCGACGGGCGCATCCTCGAACCCAACCGCGAATTCAGCCAGTTGCTCGGCGTGGCCCCGGAAGCCCTGGTGCTGCTGCACCTGCCCGAACTGCTGGTGGCTGAGGACCGCGACAAACTGCAGCAACCCTGGCAGGCGCAACTGGACGGCCAGCAACCGGCCAGCGTGCTGGAAGTGCGCATGGCCCGCCAGCTCAAGGGTGCGGTGTGGGTAGAACTGAGCCTGTCGGCGCTGCGCGGCGAAGACGGCCATGCCGAGCAGGTGGTGGTGTTCGCCCGCGACATCAGCGAACGCCGGCGCCGCCAGCACCTGCTGCAACGCTACCAGGCAACCCTCGAGCAGCAGGTGGAGCAGCGCACCGAAGCGCTCAAACGCAGCCAGCAGACCCTGCAAGCGATTGCCGACAACCTGCCGGTGCTGATCGCACAGATCGGCAACAATCTGGAGTACCGCTTCAACAATGCCGTGTACCGGGAGATCTTCGGCCTCGACCCCACCGCCCTCAAAGGCCGAAAGGTCGAGGACGTGCTGGCGCCGGAGGTCTACCAGCAACTGTTGCCCTGCTTCAACCAGGCCCTGGCCGGTGAGCGGGTAGAAGCCGACAACGTGCGCTACCGCCTGGACGACCCGCGCATCTGGCACGCCAGCTACGTACCGGACATACGCAACGGTGTGGTGGAAGGGTTCTTCGTCATGTCGCTGGATGTGACCGAGCGCAAGCGCCGCGAACAGACCCTGCTCGACCAGGCCACCCTCGACCCGCTGACCGGCCTGCCGAACCGTTCGGCGCTGTTCCAGGCGCTGGACTACCTGCTACAGCAGCGCGCGCCCTTCGCCCTTTACTTCATCGACCTGGACGGTTTCAAGCAGGTCAATGACAGCCATGGCCACGAAACCGGCGACCTGTTGCTGCAAGCAGCCGCCGAGCGCATGCTGGCGGCCATGCGCGCCGACGACCTGGTGGCGCGCCTGGCCGGCGACGAGTTCGTGGTGATCGCCCGTGCGGTGGCCAGCGCCCCTGCGGCGCGGGAGATCGGGCGCAAATTGTGCGACGCCCTGGCCGCCACCTTCACCCTGGAAGGCCAGCAGGTGCAGATCGGCGCCAGCATCGGGGTGTACCTCAACCTGCCAGAGCAACGGCTGCTTAACGCCGAAGATGCCCTGGCCGAAGCCGACCAGGCGATGTATGCAGCCAAGCGCGGCGGGCGCAACCGGGTGTGCATGGCCGGCGGCTGA
- a CDS encoding response regulator transcription factor — MPRVLTIEDDAVTGQEIVAELSSHGLDVDWADNGREGLAKAIAGGYDLITVDRMLPEVDGLTIVTTLRSLKIATPILMISALSDVDERVRGLRAGGDDYLTKPFASDEMAARVEVLLRRNSTPMTQTRLQVADLELDLISHEARRGDNSLNLLPTEYKLLEYLMRHSGQVITRMMIFEEVWGYHFDPGTNLIDVHIGRLRKKIDSPGQTPLIRTVRGSGYAIAEPV; from the coding sequence ATGCCTCGCGTACTGACCATTGAAGACGACGCCGTTACCGGCCAGGAAATCGTCGCCGAACTCTCCAGCCACGGCCTGGACGTGGATTGGGCCGACAATGGCCGCGAGGGGCTGGCCAAGGCCATTGCCGGTGGTTATGACCTGATCACCGTGGACCGCATGCTGCCGGAAGTCGACGGCCTGACCATCGTCACCACCCTGCGCAGCCTGAAAATCGCCACGCCCATTCTGATGATCAGCGCGCTGTCGGACGTGGACGAGCGGGTGCGCGGCCTGCGCGCCGGCGGCGACGATTACCTGACCAAGCCGTTCGCCTCGGACGAGATGGCCGCCCGGGTAGAAGTGCTGCTGCGCCGCAACAGCACGCCGATGACCCAGACCCGCCTGCAGGTGGCCGACCTCGAGCTGGACCTGATCAGCCACGAAGCGCGCCGCGGCGACAACTCGCTGAACCTGCTACCTACCGAGTACAAGCTGCTCGAATACCTGATGCGCCACTCCGGCCAGGTGATCACCCGCATGATGATCTTCGAGGAAGTCTGGGGTTACCACTTCGACCCGGGCACCAACCTGATCGACGTGCACATCGGCCGCCTGCGCAAGAAAATCGACTCCCCCGGCCAGACCCCGCTGATCCGTACCGTGCGGGGCTCCGGCTATGCCATTGCCGAACCCGTCTAA